In one Rhopalosiphum padi isolate XX-2018 chromosome 3, ASM2088224v1, whole genome shotgun sequence genomic region, the following are encoded:
- the LOC132927257 gene encoding uncharacterized protein LOC132927257, translating to MTILYAILLAILSCLWRIVAGAVFLVIVWAAIRHDLVAAAISESLQRQRRKTAPVVTAAEDNNNSGDWTTAAERLAFEAVPSAVRIQMLVNRLQKYNTDHLDPLDKRLEKVKGRLTKMMAKCRRARMAYDFESSEVNALYASYNRETMSIGTNTDISKSTIVKEQPESSLVATVSGVEPSTQSLSLDMKSRPKSIPSVNQAPSELTELTSTPSIVPQQESLFDAFKEITPYLISTVLWFKNALTSDAYRRKAIRVYDTLHSILHSKYLKKCFKFAFESFDNFVRLYTHINFDNEITSVMIRVPATEND from the exons ATGACGATACTCTACGCTATTCTACTGGCGATCCTGTCATGTCTGTGGAGAATAGTCGCGGGAGCGGTGTTCCTGGTGATCGTCTGGGCGGCGATCAGGCATGACCTAGTGGCCGCCGCGATCTCCGAATCACTGCAACGTCAACGACGGAAAACGGCGCCAGTGGTGACCGCTGCCGAGGACAACAACAACAGCGGCGATTGGACGACCGCTGCCGAACGGCTGGCTTTCGAGGCCGTGCCATCCGCTGTAAGGATCCAAATGTTGGTCAATCGTCTGCAGAAGTACAACACCGATCACCTGGATCCTTTGGACAAACGCCTCGAAAAAGTCAAGGGGCGGTTAACCAAAATGATGGCCAAGTGTCGCCGGGCTCGAATGGCCTACGA tttCGAGTCATCAGAAGTGAACGCACTATACGCGTCGTACAACCGCGAGACAATGTCGATCGGAACGAATACAGACATTTCTAAATCGACAATCGTCAAGGAACAACCCGAATCATCATTGGTAGCGACGGTTTCCGGCGTTGAGCCGTCGACTCAATCGTTGTCTCTCGATATGAAATCCCGGCCGAAATCGATACCTTCCGTTAACCAAGCGCCGTCGGAATTGACGGAATTGACATCAACACCTTCTATCGTTCCACAACAGGAATCACTTTTCGACGCGTTTAAGGAAATCACGCCGTATCTTATATCAACCGTTTTATGGTTTAAAAACGCCTTGACCTCCGACGCGTACAGGAGAAAAGCTATTAGAGTCTATGATACGTTACATTCGATACTTCACtccaaatatctaaaaaaatgttttaaattcgcTTTCGAAAGTTTTGATAATTTCGTCAGGCTCTATACGCACATAAACTTTGATAACGAAATCACTTCAGTCATGATAAGAGTACCGGCAACAGAAAATGATTAA